One region of Bradyrhizobium betae genomic DNA includes:
- a CDS encoding alpha/beta hydrolase family protein has product MEGDHWPHGSCDGAGRSLSDLRKRASEFFEGLSVAELVRESHRNLWVSDWSRIADEYRAFAESARRDGSIHVAREEWLCSLTALEVARNVSCSGDPASTDLADKVGINLKGLEEDAGPAIERVKIDGFDQGSLAGYFVPAFRDGPSAPVVICVSDEDVTLGSMMSRLLPASRRRNMSLLLVDAGHSSVRRPVKPEHVLQCWLDYLEARPDVDSQRIAVYGEGAAASHASGLALLDRRMAAAVCDGGIMAPIMRRASLRWTIGAEPTGGDGTPAGSLQPSRRIPCPLLVVAGTRSMVSEEDALELQAIYRQAGADCSTVVPNCIPHPLGEVENFVAVDDFIFEWLASKLGTVRQLDPVTYL; this is encoded by the coding sequence ATGGAAGGTGATCATTGGCCTCACGGCTCCTGCGACGGCGCCGGTCGCAGCCTTTCAGATTTGCGGAAACGCGCATCCGAATTTTTCGAAGGCCTGTCCGTTGCAGAGCTCGTGCGCGAGTCGCACAGGAATCTGTGGGTTTCGGACTGGTCGAGGATCGCGGACGAGTACCGGGCGTTCGCCGAATCAGCGCGCCGAGACGGGTCCATTCATGTGGCACGGGAAGAGTGGCTGTGCTCGCTGACGGCTCTTGAAGTCGCGAGAAACGTGTCCTGTTCCGGAGACCCCGCGAGTACCGACCTCGCAGACAAGGTCGGAATCAACCTGAAAGGCCTCGAGGAGGACGCCGGTCCGGCGATCGAACGCGTGAAGATCGATGGGTTCGATCAAGGCTCGCTTGCCGGCTACTTTGTGCCGGCGTTTCGTGACGGGCCTTCCGCGCCCGTGGTGATTTGCGTCAGTGACGAGGACGTCACCCTCGGCTCGATGATGAGCAGACTGTTGCCGGCCTCACGCCGCCGGAACATGTCGCTCCTGCTCGTCGATGCCGGCCATTCGTCCGTTCGTCGCCCCGTCAAACCGGAGCATGTTCTTCAATGCTGGCTGGACTATCTGGAGGCTCGCCCGGACGTCGATTCGCAGCGGATCGCGGTCTATGGCGAAGGGGCGGCCGCCAGTCATGCGTCCGGCCTTGCCTTGCTGGATCGCAGGATGGCTGCCGCCGTGTGCGACGGCGGTATCATGGCGCCGATCATGCGCCGCGCATCGCTGCGCTGGACGATCGGCGCCGAGCCGACCGGCGGTGACGGGACCCCGGCGGGCTCGTTGCAGCCGTCGCGTCGAATCCCTTGCCCGCTGCTCGTGGTCGCCGGGACTCGCTCGATGGTCTCGGAGGAGGATGCTCTCGAGCTGCAAGCCATCTATCGGCAGGCCGGAGCCGATTGCTCGACCGTCGTGCCAAACTGCATCCCGCACCCGCTGGGCGAGGTCGAAAACTTCGTCGCCGTAGACGATTTCATTTTCGAATGGCTCGCCAGCAAGCTTGGAACCGTCCGCCAGCTTGATCCCGTGACCTATCTGTAA
- a CDS encoding MarR family winged helix-turn-helix transcriptional regulator produces MIEKKLDRAITDFIWNVVEIHSQLEDIHTSWAGLLGITEPQWLILMAITELDQGGGVAGIDVANKLRVHPAFVTNQTKALEKAGFLSRRPGADDARFVLMSLTAKATAEIEKLSKRKLALNSTMFNELDEKTLADLNVALATIAKNARLAARLLAIDVS; encoded by the coding sequence ATGATCGAGAAAAAACTCGACAGGGCGATTACGGACTTCATCTGGAATGTCGTCGAGATTCACTCTCAGCTGGAGGACATCCACACCAGCTGGGCCGGGCTGCTGGGCATCACCGAGCCGCAGTGGCTGATCCTGATGGCCATCACCGAGCTGGACCAGGGCGGAGGCGTCGCCGGAATCGACGTCGCAAACAAGCTGCGGGTCCACCCGGCCTTCGTCACCAACCAGACCAAGGCCCTCGAGAAGGCCGGCTTCCTGTCGCGGCGGCCGGGCGCAGACGACGCGCGCTTCGTCCTGATGTCGCTGACGGCAAAGGCGACGGCGGAGATCGAGAAACTGTCCAAGCGAAAGCTCGCCTTGAACTCGACCATGTTCAACGAGCTCGACGAGAAGACCCTGGCCGATCTGAACGTTGCGCTCGCAACGATTGCAAAGAATGCCCGGCTGGCCGCGCGTTTGCTGGCCATCGACGTCTCGTGA
- a CDS encoding porin: MKFTKTLLLGSAAGLMAASGAFAADLPVKAKAVEYVKICSLYGAGFYYIPGTDTCIKLGGYLRAEVALGTNSVYGAANGSPAGAHNRLSNYYTMRAREDLNIDTRTATEYGVVRTFFDGVFSWTTGGYQGSGSATGGTVYTGSLGLNTSGATPALVGSSVNGTDGNTSAGSLGVYYAFIQFAGFTMGKAVSQFDAPWTNYPGNNFDGLVGGSGTVTGVTQFTYTADFGQGVTAAFSAEDATAYYQAGNQNLTGATAGGMIGGSYGTNSIGGSRSPNLVGMVRVDQAWGLFQASVAAKDNHVAYYGATETTGHPDDKWGWAVQLALSIKNIPTGAGDVINIQGVYTDGATRYNFQNLAGSSYSMFGSSGVAYQSVGFANAPDTVYITGSSQETVKTWGFRGAYTHNWDPYWNTALYGAYAQAQYGSLAKTALCGAGGAGGVFGGLAGVTGCNPDFAVGQIGLITRWTPVKNLTFSGDLNWTHLDQKYSGTVGYAGAGTTAKPAALYELKDQDSITLLLRAQRNW; this comes from the coding sequence ATGAAGTTTACGAAGACTCTTCTTCTCGGCTCGGCAGCCGGCCTGATGGCCGCCTCCGGTGCGTTCGCAGCCGATCTCCCCGTGAAGGCCAAAGCGGTCGAATACGTGAAGATCTGCTCGCTGTACGGCGCCGGCTTCTACTACATCCCGGGCACCGACACCTGCATCAAGCTGGGCGGTTACCTGCGCGCCGAAGTCGCGCTGGGCACCAACAGCGTCTACGGCGCTGCCAACGGTTCGCCGGCCGGTGCGCACAACCGCCTGAGCAACTACTACACGATGCGCGCTCGTGAAGACCTCAACATCGACACGCGCACCGCGACCGAATACGGCGTCGTTCGTACCTTCTTCGACGGCGTGTTCTCCTGGACGACCGGCGGTTATCAGGGTTCGGGCTCGGCCACCGGCGGCACCGTCTACACCGGCTCGCTCGGCCTCAACACCTCGGGTGCGACCCCGGCGCTGGTTGGTTCTTCGGTCAACGGCACCGACGGCAACACCTCGGCCGGTTCGCTCGGCGTGTACTACGCCTTCATCCAGTTCGCTGGCTTCACCATGGGTAAGGCCGTGTCGCAGTTCGACGCGCCCTGGACCAACTATCCGGGCAACAACTTCGACGGTCTCGTCGGCGGCAGCGGCACGGTCACTGGTGTCACCCAGTTCACCTACACCGCTGACTTCGGCCAGGGCGTGACGGCGGCGTTCTCGGCTGAAGACGCAACGGCCTACTACCAGGCCGGCAACCAGAACCTCACTGGCGCGACCGCCGGTGGCATGATCGGTGGCTCCTACGGCACCAACTCGATCGGTGGCTCGCGTTCGCCGAACCTCGTTGGTATGGTTCGTGTCGACCAGGCCTGGGGTCTCTTCCAGGCGTCGGTTGCCGCGAAGGACAACCACGTTGCCTACTACGGCGCGACCGAAACGACTGGCCACCCCGACGACAAGTGGGGTTGGGCGGTTCAGCTCGCTCTGTCGATCAAGAACATCCCGACCGGTGCGGGTGACGTGATCAACATCCAGGGCGTCTACACCGACGGCGCGACCCGCTACAACTTCCAGAACCTGGCGGGCAGCTCCTACTCGATGTTCGGCAGCTCGGGCGTTGCCTACCAGAGCGTCGGCTTCGCCAATGCTCCGGACACCGTGTACATCACCGGTTCGTCGCAGGAGACTGTGAAGACCTGGGGCTTCCGCGGCGCCTACACCCACAACTGGGATCCCTACTGGAACACCGCGCTGTACGGTGCCTACGCTCAGGCTCAGTACGGCTCGCTCGCCAAGACCGCGCTTTGCGGCGCTGGCGGTGCTGGCGGCGTCTTCGGTGGCCTGGCCGGCGTCACGGGTTGCAACCCGGACTTCGCCGTCGGCCAGATCGGCCTGATCACCCGCTGGACCCCCGTCAAGAACCTGACGTTCTCGGGCGACCTGAACTGGACGCACCTCGACCAGAAGTACTCCGGC